The Thermococcus eurythermalis genomic sequence GATGACCCAGCTTGACCCGCTTCATACCAATCACCTTTAAACCCCACCGCTGAGGTTGGTTATGGGGTGATGAAATGATAAAGGTTGCGATAATCGGTGCAGAGAACGTTGGGAAATCAACCCTCATGAACGCCCTCATAGGTGGTAAGGTGAGCGAGGTAGAGAACCTGCCGGGGACTACAAAGGGGCTTGTACGGAGGAGGTTCGGCAAGCTGAAGATACCAAAGGGCATGAAGAACCCCCTCGGAGGTGCAGACGAGTTCGTGCTAATTGACACTGCTGGACTCTTCGACCCCAAGCTCGAACTGCGCGGGAAGGTGCTCAGCGAGGAGAAGTTCAAGGAGCTGATAGACGAGATAGTATCGGCGGACATGATAATCCACATGGTCGACGCGACGGTTGGTCTGCACAGGGGAATGGAGAAGCTCCACCACATGCTCAAAATGCGCTACGACAAGCCGATAATAGTGGTAATAAACAAGATTGACCTCGTCCCGAGAAAGCGCGTGGAGGAGCTTAAGGAAGTCATAAAGAAGAGGCTTGAGCAGGAGCCCTTAGCTTTATCGCTCGTCACCTACGAGGGCTTCAACGAGCTCCTTGAGAGGATTGCCCACATGGCGATGTACGTCTGACTACTCTTCAATACTCCTCGGGAAACTCCGGGCAGGGGCATACCATAACGTAGACCTTCCTGTGCCTCGGCCCGTCGAGCTCAACGAAGAGAATCCTCTGCCACGTCCCGAGGTAGAGCTCGGCCTGGTCTATGGGGACGACGACCTCAGGGTTCAGGAAGATGCTCGCCCTTATGTGGGCGTGGGCGTTGCTGTCGATCCTGTCGTGGGAATAGCCAGCCCCCCTCGGCACGAGCTCGGCCATCTTGGCCTTGATGTCCTCTATAAGTCCTTTCTCATACTCGTTTATGAGGAGGCCCGTCGTCGTGTGGTGGGTGAAGACGACGGCTATTCCGTGCTTCACCTTGGAGCGGTAGACGAGCCTCTGAACCTCGTCCGTTATGTCGATAATCTGGACGCGCTCCTTCGTGTCAATGGTTATCTCATAGAGCATAACCATCACCCCAACTGAGAGAGGAGCTTTCTGAGCAGGGCCTCGACCTCAAGGTTCTCTTTGAACGCAACCGCCCTTAAAACTACCGCAGTCTCGTAGGCGTCGAGGAGTTTAGAGTTGCCGGACAGAACCTCGGACTTGAGGAGAGAGTAAACTTCCTCAACGGCGTCTTTAAACAGCGCCTCGCTGGAGTACAAATCCTCCCTGACCAGGAGGGAAGAGATGAGGTCTCTGAGGAAGTCAATCCTGTTCTCCCGCTTTCTCCTGGGTAATCCTAGCCTTTCCATTTCTCAACCCCTCTAACTCTTTGTTGAGAGCCTTTACAAGTATCTCCGACATAAGCAGGGACGCAAAGCGCCCCTCTCTGACCTCAAGGGCCGTGTCTATGGCCTTCTCGACCTCGCCGAGCTTTAAGTAGTGGTGCGCCACGTCGGCCATGACGAGGGAGCGGAGCTTCTGGTTCTGGAGGGAGAGGCCAATTCTCCTAGCGGACTCGACGTCGCCGATTAGGACGTAGAAGCGAGCCACCTTCGTCCACACTTCCTCCAGGCGAACAAAGCGGGCTATCGTGTTTACAATGCCCCTTTTATCCGGCGTTGGTTCCTCCAGTATGCGGTTCATTAATGCCCTGCCCACCAGCAGAGCTTCCTCTGCATTCAGGGCACCAAGAAATTCTGGAAGAGCTGAGGGATTCTTGTCGAGGACGTCAAGGGCGACGGCCTCAAACAGGCTCTCATCACCGAACTTCCTGAGCATCTGTGCGGCCAGAGAACCCCTTCCGGCCAGCGCAAGGACTGTGGCGACCTCGAGTGCAAGGTTCTCGTCGAACTTCTGAGAAAGCTCTTCCGCCAGTGCCGTGAAGGAGTCAACGTAGTTCTCCACGACGCCGAGTTCGCTGAGGCTGAAGGCGAGCTCCTTAAAGGCCTGCTTCGCCCACTCCCGGGAACCCATATCCCTGATAGCCGAAAAAGCACCACTGTAGCTTCCAAGTGTGACGAACGCCTTCGAAAGCTCGAAGAGGGCCTTCGAACGGTAGGGCTCATCTGTGATGTACTCAAGGGCTAGCTTCATCTTTCTGAGCCTGTAGGCGGTCTTAATCGGGTTCACTTCGAGGGAGCGCGAAATTCCCCTGACGATGGAGACCAGGGTCGTCTGCCGCAGGACATCGTCTCCTATTTCCACAGCGAATGATATTGCCTCCCCGATGTCCCCAAGGCCAAGGAGGGCCAGAGAGGCCGTTTTGAGGAGCTCGTCCCTCTGTGGAGGGGCCAGACTGCGCGACTCGGAGAGAACCCTCACGAACACGCGCCGGTAGGCTTTAATCCGCACCCTGCCCATCGAGACGCCTATCGAGAGAAGGGCTTTCAGCATTCCAAACGGGTCGTCTATTGATGCCAGAGACTCGAAGGCCTTGAGAAAAGCCTGTTTGTAGAGGGGGTGAGACTTTCTGGCGAGCTCCTCACCTATTTTGGCGTAAGTAACGGCCTTAACGTAGGGGTCTGGAATCTCGCCGGCTGATTTAAGTATCTCGGCAACCAGCATGACCATCACCGGAACGAATCACTGCATATCTTACGCGGAAGTTTTTTAAAAGCTTACTCACAGCGCAATTCCATGTATGGCATGATACTGGGCAAAAACCCCGAGCTTGGAAGGGCAGAGTTCTACTCATTCGCGAGGCGCTTCGGGCTAAGGGTCAAACCTATCGAGGAAGGAAAAAACTGGATTGTTTTCGAGTCAAAGCCTTCAATAGAGAGGCACTTCCGCTGGCTCGGCGGTTCTCTCAAGCTGGTCAGAATCGTCGGCGAGGGGGAAGAGGCGATAAAAGACCTCGAATACGCGAAACTTTTCACAGTCAGCCTTTATGGAAAGGACGACTGGAAGCTCTGGAGAAAGCTTGGAAGCACCGTTAAGAAGGAGTTCAAGAAGAAGGGGCCAGCCAAGTTCTTCAAGCCGGCCAAGGTCTATTCCATGCCGGCCGAGCTAATCCTGAAGGGCTTTCCGGAGACAAAGGACGTGGTCTTCCTGTTCAGGGACGACGGAAGCTTTCTCGTGGGCGAGACGGTTAAGGTTACCGACCCCTTCGAGCTGAAGAAACTCGACGTGGAAAGACCAGTTCAGAGGCCAATCCTCTCTATTCCGCCGAGGCTTGCCCGGATAATGGTGAACCTCACCGAGGTGAGGAAGGGCCTCTTCCTTGACCCCTTCTGCGGCATTGGAACTGTCCTTCAGGAGTTCGTCCTCCAGGGACTGCCTGCCTACGGGAGCGACAGAGACCCTGAAAGGGTGAGGGAAGCGAGGCGGAACATCGAGTGGCTCAGGCGGGAGTTCAGGCTCAAGAACTCGGCAAGGATAGAGGTCTGCGACGCAAGGAAGCTGAAGCGCTGTTTCCGCGAGAGGTTTGATGCCATAGTTACCGAGCCCTACCTCGGGAAGCCCCTGAAGAGGAACCCGGGCAGGGGAGAGGCGATAAAGCTCGCCAACGAACTGGACAGGCTGTACTTTTCGGTCTTCGAGAGCTTCTCGGACGTCCTGAAGAGGAACGGTAGGGTGGTCTTCGTCTTTCCGGCGTATAGACTGAGGGACGGGAGCATCTACCGGAAAGACCGGAAGTGGCTCAGGAAACTAGGCTTCGAGGTTCTGTCGAGGCACCTCGACTACGAGGAGAGGCACCGCTTGGTCAGGGACATCCACGTGATAAGAAAAAGGAGCTAAGAGAGCTCCTCGATCGGGAGCTTCATCCTGCTCGAAACAAGGAGAAGGAGTATTCCAAGCAGGGTCATGCCGATGTAGATGACCATCCCGGTCGTGACGCTCTTCACGAGGACGAACATGACGTTGGGTGCGACGGCGTTGGCCGAGTTCGAGATGAGCCCGAGGGCAAAGCTGGCCTCCGGGTAGATTTCTTTCGGGTACGCCGCCGGAGCGGTGGTCCAGAACGCCGGGCCCGTTCCCTGAACGATTCCAGTTATCGCGATTCCGAGGAGCGCCAGCGTGTAATCGTTTGCGCTTATGGCTCTCCAGAGAATGAAGAGGCCCACGAAGGTCACCGCGTAGGAGAGGGTCATAACGCTGACGATGGCCTTGAACAGGCCGCGGTTGCTCGTGTTCTTAAGGGAGAGGCGGTAGCCGAGGTAGCCCATGATTATCGACCAGAGGGCCATCGAGACCTCAAGGGTCATGACGAGGTTCGCCACTTGGTCGTCGCTGAAGTGGACGTTGTGAAGCGTGAAGGAGCCCAGGGTGAAGACAACCCACAGGGCAGGGAAGAACGTGAAGCCGAAGACCCACGTGAAGGGAATCTTCCAGACGTTGGCCTTGGACGAGTGCTCCTCCTTGGGAATTTCAAAATCCTCGACGAAGAGCCACCATATGGCGAGCATGACGTACATGAGGACGGCGGAGATTAGGAAGGCCTGAGTAACCGACGACCAGCTCGCATCACTGCCGCCGGCCCACTTGGCCAGGTTTATACCGTAGATTCCACCCCAGAAGATTCCAGATAGGATTATGCCCTTGGCGAAGGGCCTCTCGGCCACAAAGAGCCTGGCAATCTGGTTGCTGAATACAGCTATCAAAGCAACTATGAATCCCTGGAAGAAGCGGAGTGCAACGACACCCCACCAGTTAGGCATGAACGGGATCAGGAACTGAGGAATCGCGGCAAAGCTCACTATCAAGGCAACACTCCTCTTAAAAGAGCCCTTGAAGAGGCTCGTCCCACCGAGGAGGAAAGCGACGAAGAGGCCGACAACGTAGGCCGTCTGCTGGTAGCCCATCATCGCCTCCGTGATGCCGTAGTGCATCAAAACCGCACCCTTGAATTTCTCAAGCATGTGCATCGTCCCAAAGCCTGAAGCAACTAGAAGGGTGTTAATCAATACCGTTGACCACCTTTTGTCCATATCCGACCCTCCTTAGAGTTTTCCAAGCAGCATCAGGGCACCAAACACTATGAAGAGCACCCCAGCGCCTTTGTGTATAAACTCCACGGGGAGAACGTCCCCGAGCTTATCGCCGAGCAGGGCGCCGATGAGGTTGACGGCGGCGAGACCGAAGACCGCACCGAGAAAAGCTGTTTTCCACCCATACTTAGAGGCGAAGGCTATCGTCGCCAGCTGTGTTTTGTCACCCAGCTCCGCCAAAAAGATGGAGATAAAGACTGCGAGTAGCTCCTGCATTAATTTACCACCTCACAGCTTGGAGAGGGCCTCCTTCATTCTCTCCATCGCCTCGATGAGCTTCTCCTTCTCCGTTGCGTAGCTTATCCTGACCCATCCCTCGCCCTGCTTTCCGAAGGCAGTTCCGGGGATGACGACCACACGGGCGTTGTCAAGGAGCCAGTTCGCGAAGTCCTCGCTGCTCATGTCGAGCTCCGGGTCAATCTTGGCCCAGATGTAGAAGGCACCCTTGGGCTTGAAGGGCTGTATGTGGGGCATCTCGTTGAGGTACTTGAGGACGAGCTTCCTCCTCTCGTCGTAAACCCTCCTCATGGTCTCAACGGCTTCCCAGCTCCTCTTGTCGCGAAGGGCAGTTATTCCCGCTATCTGGATGAAGGACGTGACGTTTCCAACGACGTAGGCGTGGAGCTTTATCATGTCCCTGATTACCTGCTTGGGCGCTATGGCAAAGCCGAGCCTCCAGCCGGTCATGGCAAAGGTCTTTGAGAAG encodes the following:
- a CDS encoding TMEM165/GDT1 family protein, encoding MQELLAVFISIFLAELGDKTQLATIAFASKYGWKTAFLGAVFGLAAVNLIGALLGDKLGDVLPVEFIHKGAGVLFIVFGALMLLGKL
- a CDS encoding secondary thiamine-phosphate synthase enzyme YjbQ; its protein translation is MLYEITIDTKERVQIIDITDEVQRLVYRSKVKHGIAVVFTHHTTTGLLINEYEKGLIEDIKAKMAELVPRGAGYSHDRIDSNAHAHIRASIFLNPEVVVPIDQAELYLGTWQRILFVELDGPRHRKVYVMVCPCPEFPEEY
- a CDS encoding MFS transporter; translated protein: MDKRWSTVLINTLLVASGFGTMHMLEKFKGAVLMHYGITEAMMGYQQTAYVVGLFVAFLLGGTSLFKGSFKRSVALIVSFAAIPQFLIPFMPNWWGVVALRFFQGFIVALIAVFSNQIARLFVAERPFAKGIILSGIFWGGIYGINLAKWAGGSDASWSSVTQAFLISAVLMYVMLAIWWLFVEDFEIPKEEHSSKANVWKIPFTWVFGFTFFPALWVVFTLGSFTLHNVHFSDDQVANLVMTLEVSMALWSIIMGYLGYRLSLKNTSNRGLFKAIVSVMTLSYAVTFVGLFILWRAISANDYTLALLGIAITGIVQGTGPAFWTTAPAAYPKEIYPEASFALGLISNSANAVAPNVMFVLVKSVTTGMVIYIGMTLLGILLLLVSSRMKLPIEELS
- a CDS encoding TRM11 family SAM-dependent methyltransferase; protein product: MYGMILGKNPELGRAEFYSFARRFGLRVKPIEEGKNWIVFESKPSIERHFRWLGGSLKLVRIVGEGEEAIKDLEYAKLFTVSLYGKDDWKLWRKLGSTVKKEFKKKGPAKFFKPAKVYSMPAELILKGFPETKDVVFLFRDDGSFLVGETVKVTDPFELKKLDVERPVQRPILSIPPRLARIMVNLTEVRKGLFLDPFCGIGTVLQEFVLQGLPAYGSDRDPERVREARRNIEWLRREFRLKNSARIEVCDARKLKRCFRERFDAIVTEPYLGKPLKRNPGRGEAIKLANELDRLYFSVFESFSDVLKRNGRVVFVFPAYRLRDGSIYRKDRKWLRKLGFEVLSRHLDYEERHRLVRDIHVIRKRS
- a CDS encoding prenyltransferase, with the protein product MVMLVAEILKSAGEIPDPYVKAVTYAKIGEELARKSHPLYKQAFLKAFESLASIDDPFGMLKALLSIGVSMGRVRIKAYRRVFVRVLSESRSLAPPQRDELLKTASLALLGLGDIGEAISFAVEIGDDVLRQTTLVSIVRGISRSLEVNPIKTAYRLRKMKLALEYITDEPYRSKALFELSKAFVTLGSYSGAFSAIRDMGSREWAKQAFKELAFSLSELGVVENYVDSFTALAEELSQKFDENLALEVATVLALAGRGSLAAQMLRKFGDESLFEAVALDVLDKNPSALPEFLGALNAEEALLVGRALMNRILEEPTPDKRGIVNTIARFVRLEEVWTKVARFYVLIGDVESARRIGLSLQNQKLRSLVMADVAHHYLKLGEVEKAIDTALEVREGRFASLLMSEILVKALNKELEGLRNGKARITQEKAGEQD
- a CDS encoding Era-like GTP-binding protein produces the protein MIKVAIIGAENVGKSTLMNALIGGKVSEVENLPGTTKGLVRRRFGKLKIPKGMKNPLGGADEFVLIDTAGLFDPKLELRGKVLSEEKFKELIDEIVSADMIIHMVDATVGLHRGMEKLHHMLKMRYDKPIIVVINKIDLVPRKRVEELKEVIKKRLEQEPLALSLVTYEGFNELLERIAHMAMYV